CAGCCCCATCACTTTACGGGATTTTTCCATATGCTGGTTTGAAGTTCTACTTCTATGAAGAGATGAAGCGACATGTACCAGaggaacaaaagaaaaatattatggTCAAGCTGGTATGTGGGTCGGTTGCAGGTCTGTTAGGCCAGACCTTTACATATCCTCTTGATGTGGTTAGGAGACAAATGCAGGTAATAAGTTGCACCAAAATTCATGGAAGAAAAATGTAAAATGTTTGAATTCTGAACTAATATGGATTCTGGAACTATGTGTGAGAATTCGCCCGAACAGGTTCAACGTCTACTAGCATCCAACAATACAGAGATGATGGGAACATTTGAAACCCTTTCTTCGATAGCTAGAAAGCAAGGTTTTAAACAGCTGTTTTCAGGTCTAAGCATCAACTACTTGAAGGTGAGAAATCAATTCCTTTACCTAATCTCGTTCCACATTTAAAGTGTAGTGTCTAAGCTAAGTTGTGTATGTTTCAGGTTGTACCATCAGTAGCAATTGGGTTTACTGTATATGATGTAATGAAAACATACCTAAGAGTTCCATCCCGAGACGAAGCTATGGTAGAAGTGGtaacaaataaaagaaacatCCAATCGTCCTCTCTTAATACATAACGAGTATTCTTTTCCCATTCAAAACATGCCATATTCTAGTATCAGAATTAAGCCTTGAGATTATTTGTATATGCATTCTTTCAGCCTGTTTAGACATTAGAGCTCATGCTAGTTGCAAGAGTCTATGAAGGAATACCGCAAGGCAAAAACATTTGTTATTCTTAGGTCTCCAAAAAGTCGAGGTAACT
The sequence above is drawn from the Cucumis melo cultivar AY chromosome 2, USDA_Cmelo_AY_1.0, whole genome shotgun sequence genome and encodes:
- the LOC103492306 gene encoding mitochondrial carrier protein CoAc2 isoform X3, whose product is MAYEQYRRWIILSFPNFNRGPVLDLLAGSFAGGTAVLFTYPLDLVRTKLAFQVVAPSKSSIHGLVVREHVYRGISDCFSKTFKEAGLRGLYRGVAPSLYGIFPYAGLKFYFYEEMKRHVPEEQKKNIMVKLVCGSVAGLLGQTFTYPLDVVRRQMQVQRLLASNNTEMMGTFETLSSIARKQGFKQLFSGLSINYLKVVPSVAIGFTVYDVMKTYLRVPSRDEAMVEVVTNKRNIQSSSLNT